One stretch of Mus pahari chromosome 5, PAHARI_EIJ_v1.1, whole genome shotgun sequence DNA includes these proteins:
- the Ankrd23 gene encoding ankyrin repeat domain-containing protein 23 isoform X1, whose protein sequence is MDFISIEQLVSGERVDRKALEFGRGVPAPGGWPSGWTLGPQESVAQEKLKLEEEKRKKLERFNSSRLTLDNLTDLENLVQRRRKKRQRHKVPPKEPESGAEPQPQVPLEPVGLEMFLKAAAENQEALIDKYLADGGDPNAHDKLHRTALHWACLKGHRQLVNKLLAAGAAIEVRDLLDRTPVFWACRGGHLDILKQLLNQGAQVNAQDKIWSTPLHVAVRMGHSDCLEHLIECGAHINAQDKEGDTALHEAVRYGHHKATKLLLLYGAKLGVKNVASQTPVQLARDWQRGIREALQAHVGHPRTRC, encoded by the exons ATGGACTTCATCAGCATTGAGCAGTTG GTAAGTGGAGAAAGAGTTGATAGGAAAGCGTTGGAGTTTGGACGTGGAGTTCCTGCTCCTGGAGGCTGGCCCAGTGGCTGGACACTGGGACCCCAAGAGTCTGTGGCCCAGGAGAAACTAAagttggaggaagagaaaaggaagaaa CTGGAGAGATTTAACAGCTCCAGACTGACTCTGGACAATCTGACAGACTTGGAAAACTTGGTTCAAAGACGAAGAAAAAAACGACAGAGACACAAAGTCCCCCCCAAGGAACCTGAGTCTGGGGCTGAG cctcagccccaggTCCCACTGGAGCCTGTGGGCCTGGAAATGTTCCTGAAGGCAGCTGCTGAGAACCAGGAGGCCCTGATTGACAAGTACCTGGCAGACGGAGGGGACCCCAATGCCCATGACAAG CTCCACCGCACAGCCTTGCACTGGGCCTGTCTGAAAGGCCACAGACAGCTGGTGAACAAGCTGCTGGCGGCAGGGGCTGCTATAGAAGTACGGGATTTG CTGGACAGGACGCCTGTGTTCTGGGCCTGCCGCGGAGGACACTTGGACATTCTCAAACAGCTGCTTAACCAGGGAGCTCAGGTCAACGCACAAGACAAG ATCTGGAGCACCCCTCTCCATGTGGCAGTGCGCATGGGCCACTCCGACTGCCTGGAGCACCTCATCGAGTGTGGCGCCCACATCAACGCACAGGATAAG gaagGGGACACAGCGCTCCACGAGGCTGTGCGCTATGGGCACCACAAAGCAACGAAACTGCTGCTGCTCTATGGAGCCAAGCTGGGTGTGAAGAATGTG GCCTCCCAGACACCAGTGCAGCTGGCTCGAGACTGGCAGCGGGGCATCCGGGAAGCACTCCAGGCCCACGTGGGGCATCCCCGCACCCGGTGCTGA
- the Ankrd23 gene encoding ankyrin repeat domain-containing protein 23 isoform X2: MFLKAAAENQEALIDKYLADGGDPNAHDKLHRTALHWACLKGHRQLVNKLLAAGAAIEVRDLLDRTPVFWACRGGHLDILKQLLNQGAQVNAQDKIWSTPLHVAVRMGHSDCLEHLIECGAHINAQDKEGDTALHEAVRYGHHKATKLLLLYGAKLGVKNVASQTPVQLARDWQRGIREALQAHVGHPRTRC, encoded by the exons ATGTTCCTGAAGGCAGCTGCTGAGAACCAGGAGGCCCTGATTGACAAGTACCTGGCAGACGGAGGGGACCCCAATGCCCATGACAAG CTCCACCGCACAGCCTTGCACTGGGCCTGTCTGAAAGGCCACAGACAGCTGGTGAACAAGCTGCTGGCGGCAGGGGCTGCTATAGAAGTACGGGATTTG CTGGACAGGACGCCTGTGTTCTGGGCCTGCCGCGGAGGACACTTGGACATTCTCAAACAGCTGCTTAACCAGGGAGCTCAGGTCAACGCACAAGACAAG ATCTGGAGCACCCCTCTCCATGTGGCAGTGCGCATGGGCCACTCCGACTGCCTGGAGCACCTCATCGAGTGTGGCGCCCACATCAACGCACAGGATAAG gaagGGGACACAGCGCTCCACGAGGCTGTGCGCTATGGGCACCACAAAGCAACGAAACTGCTGCTGCTCTATGGAGCCAAGCTGGGTGTGAAGAATGTG GCCTCCCAGACACCAGTGCAGCTGGCTCGAGACTGGCAGCGGGGCATCCGGGAAGCACTCCAGGCCCACGTGGGGCATCCCCGCACCCGGTGCTGA
- the Ankrd39 gene encoding ankyrin repeat domain-containing protein 39 isoform X1 — translation MAASQPCADGSCCSHPSTVPGVQQTLEEMDFERGIWSAALNGDLSRVKYFIQKATDPSQPDSAGYTALHYASRNGHYAVCQFLLESGAKCDAQTHGGATALHRASYCGHTEITRLLLSHGSNPWLVDNDGMTSLHKAAEKGHEDICSLLLQHSPALKAVRDRKARLACDLLPCNSGLWDLLAS, via the exons ATGGCGGCGTCGCAACCTTGCGCGGATGGCTCCTGCTGCTCTCACCCTAGTACAGTGCCCGGGGTACAGCAGACGCTGGAGGAGATGGACTTCGAGAGGG GAATCTGGTCGGCTGCTCTGAATGGAGACCTGAGCCGTGTGAAGTATTTCATCCAGAAGGCCACAGACCCAAGCCAGCCAGACTCTGCCGGCTACACCGCACTG CACTATGCCAGCCGCAATGGGCACTACGCTGTTTGCCAGTTTCTGCTGGAAAGCGGAGCGAAGTGTGACGCCCAGACCCACGGGGGCGCCACGGCTTTGCACCGTGCCAGCTACTGTGGGCACACGGAAATCACACGGCTGCTGCTATCCCATGGGTCCAACCCCTGGCTGGTCGACAATGATGGCATGACCAGTCTGCATAAG GCTGCGGAGAAGGGTCATGAGGACATTTGCTCCCTCCTGTTACAACACAGCCCAGCCCTGAAGGCCGTCCGGGATCGCAAAGCACGCCTAGCATGTGACCTGCTGCCCTGCAACAGTGGCCTGTGGGACCTGCTGGCCAGCTGA
- the Ankrd39 gene encoding ankyrin repeat domain-containing protein 39 isoform X3, whose protein sequence is MAASQPCADGSCCSHPSTVPGVQQTLEEMDFERGIWSAALNGDLSRVKYFIQKATDPSQPDSAGYTALHYASRNGHYAVCQFLLESGAKCDAQTHGGATALHRASYCGHTEITRLLLSHGSNPWLVDNDGMTSLHKVCMSLPPSVCIRLRRRVMRTFAPSCYNTAQP, encoded by the exons ATGGCGGCGTCGCAACCTTGCGCGGATGGCTCCTGCTGCTCTCACCCTAGTACAGTGCCCGGGGTACAGCAGACGCTGGAGGAGATGGACTTCGAGAGGG GAATCTGGTCGGCTGCTCTGAATGGAGACCTGAGCCGTGTGAAGTATTTCATCCAGAAGGCCACAGACCCAAGCCAGCCAGACTCTGCCGGCTACACCGCACTG CACTATGCCAGCCGCAATGGGCACTACGCTGTTTGCCAGTTTCTGCTGGAAAGCGGAGCGAAGTGTGACGCCCAGACCCACGGGGGCGCCACGGCTTTGCACCGTGCCAGCTACTGTGGGCACACGGAAATCACACGGCTGCTGCTATCCCATGGGTCCAACCCCTGGCTGGTCGACAATGATGGCATGACCAGTCTGCATAAGGTATGTATGTCGCTGCCTCCCTCAGTCTGCATAAG GCTGCGGAGAAGGGTCATGAGGACATTTGCTCCCTCCTGTTACAACACAGCCCAGCCCTGA
- the Ankrd39 gene encoding ankyrin repeat domain-containing protein 39 isoform X2, translating into MAASQPCADGSCCSHPSTVPGVQQTLEEMDFERGIWSAALNGDLSRVKYFIQKATDPSQPDSAGYTALHYASRNGHYAVCQFLLESGAKCDAQTHGGATALHRASYCGHTEITRLLLSHGSNPWLVDNDGMTSLHKVCMSLPPSVCIRYVCRCLPQSA; encoded by the exons ATGGCGGCGTCGCAACCTTGCGCGGATGGCTCCTGCTGCTCTCACCCTAGTACAGTGCCCGGGGTACAGCAGACGCTGGAGGAGATGGACTTCGAGAGGG GAATCTGGTCGGCTGCTCTGAATGGAGACCTGAGCCGTGTGAAGTATTTCATCCAGAAGGCCACAGACCCAAGCCAGCCAGACTCTGCCGGCTACACCGCACTG CACTATGCCAGCCGCAATGGGCACTACGCTGTTTGCCAGTTTCTGCTGGAAAGCGGAGCGAAGTGTGACGCCCAGACCCACGGGGGCGCCACGGCTTTGCACCGTGCCAGCTACTGTGGGCACACGGAAATCACACGGCTGCTGCTATCCCATGGGTCCAACCCCTGGCTGGTCGACAATGATGGCATGACCAGTCTGCATAAG GTATGTATGTCGCTGCCTCCCTCAGTCTGCATAAGGTATGTATGTCGCTGCCTCCCTCAGTCTGCATAA
- the Sema4c gene encoding semaphorin-4C yields MAPHWAVWLLAAGLWGLGIRAEMWWNLVPRKTVSSGELVTVVRRFSQTGIQDFLTLTLTEHSGLLYVGAREALFAFSVEALELQGVISWEAPAEKKIECTQKGKSNQTECFNFIRFLQPYNASHLYVCGTYAFQPKCTYINMLTFTLDRAEFEDGKGKCPYDPAKGHTGLLVDGELYSATLNNFLGTEPVILRYMGTHHSIKTEYLAFWLNEPHFVGSAFVPESVGSFTGDDDKIYFFFSERAVEYDCYSEQVVARVARVCKGDMGGARTLQKKWTTFLKARLVCSAPDWKVYFNQLRAVHTLRGASWHNTTFFGVFQARWGDMDLSAVCEYQLEQIQQVFEGPYKEYSEQAQKWARYTDPVPSPRPGSCINNWHRDNGYTSSLELPDNTLNFIKKHPLMEDQVKPRLGRPLLVKKNTNFTHVVADRVPGLDGATYTVLFIGTGDGWLLKAVSLGPWIHMVEELQVFDQEPVESLVLSQSKKVLFAGSRSQLVQLSLADCTKYRFCVDCVLARDPYCAWNVNTSRCVATTSGHSGSLLVQHVASLDTSKMCNQYGIKKVRPVPKNITVVSGTDLVLPCHLSSNLAHAHWTFRGRDLPAEQPGSFLYDVGLQALVVMAAQSRHSGPYHCYSEEQGTRLAAESYLVAVVAGSSVTLEARAPLENLGLVWLAVVALGAVCLVLLLLVLSLRRRLREELEKGAKASERTLVYPLELPKEPASPPFRPGPETDEKLWDPVGYYYSDGSLKIVPGHARCQPGGGPPSPPPGIPGQPLPSPTRLHLGGGRNSNANGYVRLQLGGEDRGGSGHPLPELADELRRKLQQRQPLPDSNPEESSV; encoded by the exons ATGGCCCCACACTGGGCTGTCTGGCTGCTGGCAGCAGGGCTGTGGGGCCTGGGCATCAGGGCTGAGATGTGGTGGAACCTTGTGCCCCGGAAGACAGTATCTTCTGGGG AGCTGGTCACAGTAGTGAGACGGTTCTCCCAGACAGGCATCCAGGActtcctgaccctgaccctgacagAACATTCTGGCCTTTTATATGTGGGGGCCCGAGAGGCGCTGTTTGCCTTCAGTGTAGAGGCTCTGGAGCTGCAAGGAGTG ATCTCTTGGGAGGCGCCAGCAGAGAAGAAAATTGAATGTACCCAGAAAGGGAAGAGCAACCAG ACCGAATGCTTCAACTTCATCCGCTTCCTTCAGCCATACAATGCCTCCCATCTGTACGTCTGTGGCACCTATGCCTTCCAGCCCAAGTGCACCTACATC AATATGCTCACGTTCACCTTGGATCGTGCAGAATTTGAGGATGGGAAGGGTAAATGCCCATATGACCCAGCTAAGGGCCACACCGGACTCCTTGTGG ACGGTGAGCTGTACTCGGCCACACTCAATAACTTCCTGGGCACAGAGCCGGTTATCCTTCGATACATGGGGACCCACCACTCCATCAAGACAGAGTACCTGGCTTTTTGGCTGAATG AACCCCACTTTGTAGGCTCTGCCTTTGTCCCTGAGAGTGTGGGGAGCTTCACGGGAGACGATGACAAGATCTACTTCTTCTTCAGTGAGCGGGCAGTGGAGTATGACTGCTATTCCGAGCAGGTGGTGGCTCGTGTGGCGAGAGTCTGTAAG GGCGACATGGGGGGAGCACGGACCCTGCAGAAGAAGTGGACGACGTTCCTGAAGGCTCGGTTGGTGTGCTCAGCCCCCGACTGGAAGGTCTACTTCAACCAGCTGCGGGCGGTGCATACCCTGCGGGGTGCCTCTTGGCACAATACCACCTTCTTTGGGGTTTTTCAAGCACGATG GGGCGATATGGACCTGTCTGCAGTTTGTGAGTACCAGTTGGAACAGATCCAGCAGGTGTTTGAGGGTCCCTACAAGGAGTACAGTGAGCAAGCCCAGAAGTGGGCACGCTATACCGACCCAGTACCCAGCCCTCGGCCCGGTTCG TGTATCAACAACTGGCACCGAGACAATGGCTATACCAGTTCTCTGGAGCTGCCTGACAACACCCTCAACTTCATCAAGAAGCACCCACTGATGGAGGACCAGGTGAAGCCTCGGTTGGGCCGCCCCCTACTTGTGAAGAAGAACACTAACTTCACACACGTGGTGGCCGACAGGGTCCCAGGGCTTGATGGTGCCACCTATACAGTATTGTTCATTGGTACAG GAGATGGATGGCTACTAAAGGCTGTGAGCCTGGGGCCctggatccacatggtggaggaGCTGCAGGTGTTTGACCAGGAGCCAGTGGAAAGTCTGGTGCTGTCGCAGAGCAAG AAGGTGCTCTTCGCCGGCTCCCGCTCTCAGCTGGTTCAGCTGTCTCTGGCAGACTGCACAAAGTACCGCTTCTGTGTAGACTGTGTCCTGGCCAGGGACCCTTACTGTGCCTGGAATGTCAACACCAGCCGCTGTGTGGCCACCACCAGTGGTCACTCAGG gtCCCTTCTGGTCCAACATGTGGCGAGCTTGGACACTTCAAAGATGTGTAACCAGTATGGCATTAAAAAAG tcagGCCTGTTCCCAAGAACATCACCGTTGTGTCAGGCACAGACCTGGTCCTACCCTGCCACCTCTCGTCCAATTTGGCCCATGCCCACTGGACCTTCAGAGGCCGGGACCTGCCTGCAGAACAACCTGGCTCCTTCCTTTATGATGTGGGACTCCAGGCGCTGGTGGTGATGGCCGCCCAGTCCCGCCACTCTGGACCCTATCATTGCTATTCAGAGGAGCAGGGGACAAGACTGGCTGCAGAAAGCTACCTTGTTGCTGTGGTGGCTGGCTCATCGGTGACGCTGGAGGCGCGGGCTCCCTTGGAAAACCTCGGGCTCGTGTGGCTCGCTGTGGTGGCCCTGGGggctgtgtgcctggtgctgctgctgctggtcctATCGCTCCGCCGGCGACTTCGAGAAGAGCTAGAAAAGGGTGCCAAGGCGTCGGAGAGGACGCTGGTGTACCCCCTGGAACTGCCCAAGGAGCCTGCCAGTCCCCCCTTCCGTCCTGGCCCCGAAACCGATGAGAAACTTTGGGATCCTGTTGGGTACTACTATTCGGATGGCTCTCTCAAGATTGTGCCTGGTCACGCCCGGTGTCAGCCTGGGGGTGGgcccccttccccacctcctggcATACCtggccagcctctgccttctccaaCTCGGCTCCACCTAGGAGGTGGTCGGAACTCAAATGCCAACGGTTATGTGCGCTTACAGTTGGGCGGAGAGGACCGAGGAGGATCTGGGCACCCGCTGCCTGAGCTCGCGGATGAATTACGACGGAAACTACAACAGCGCCAGCCGCTGCCTGACTCCAACCCGGAGGAGTCTTCAGTATGA